The proteins below come from a single Dinghuibacter silviterrae genomic window:
- a CDS encoding sporulation-delaying protein SdpB family protein, whose protein sequence is MKAIPAYLRLIDEKPALALFKYVNTIMHKERPSPFTRVYGLSRSLLAIGTLLTLLFNPVDYIFVTSKSIHPAQLDFYKHINLFYLVGFDHLVIAKMIAVIILIIVISGYYPVVTGILHWWVSYSLFNAAVIVDGGDQITQILTFLFIPLTIMDPRPNHWTEPTKNYPYANYIGGLILTLVRIQVSILYFNAGISKFSVPEWLNGTAMYYWLGNNTFGPADYLRPFATLLTYNPIVVLLLTWGSILFEILLSASIFFSEKGKKRMLILGLMFHLFIFLFLGLGSFFFAMAGSLIIYLYPVKKPGNENGLLIRAAAV, encoded by the coding sequence ATGAAGGCGATTCCAGCTTATCTTCGATTAATCGATGAAAAACCGGCCCTTGCGCTTTTTAAGTATGTAAATACTATCATGCACAAAGAACGGCCCTCACCGTTTACGCGTGTATATGGTCTTTCCAGAAGCCTGCTGGCGATTGGCACATTGCTCACCTTGCTATTCAATCCTGTCGACTACATATTTGTAACCTCGAAATCTATCCATCCGGCGCAGCTGGATTTCTACAAACATATCAACCTTTTTTATCTCGTTGGTTTTGATCATTTGGTCATTGCCAAAATGATAGCTGTTATCATTTTAATCATCGTGATCTCAGGTTATTATCCAGTTGTCACCGGCATCTTGCATTGGTGGGTTTCTTATTCGCTTTTCAACGCAGCGGTAATTGTGGATGGAGGGGATCAGATCACTCAGATACTTACTTTCCTTTTCATTCCACTAACGATTATGGATCCGCGACCCAATCACTGGACAGAACCGACAAAAAATTATCCCTATGCTAATTATATAGGAGGTCTGATCCTTACTCTGGTCAGAATACAAGTGTCTATTCTTTACTTCAACGCCGGCATATCGAAATTTAGCGTCCCCGAATGGTTGAATGGAACCGCGATGTACTATTGGCTAGGGAATAATACATTTGGTCCTGCGGACTATCTGAGGCCATTTGCTACCTTACTAACATACAATCCTATAGTAGTCCTTTTGCTCACCTGGGGTTCCATCTTGTTCGAGATATTACTTTCAGCATCTATTTTCTTTTCCGAAAAAGGGAAAAAGCGTATGCTGATATTGGGTTTGATGTTTCACCTATTTATTTTTCTTTTTCTTGGGCTCGGAAGTTTTTTCTTCGCTATGGCAGGTTCACTCATTATCTATCTTTATCCGGTAAAAAAACCTGGCAATGAAAATGGACTCCTTATTCGAGCAGCAGCGGTTTAA
- a CDS encoding SdpA family antimicrobial peptide system protein, whose translation MKKTIFLIYRYFAYLFPPAFLIVVVFFIVVCSMPPSAYRPDFRISAAVEAFMPEGWSFFTRSPREEMADLYSVKGDTVFRYTSTNGAPGNFFGLSRKSRKVGMDLSFLAGSIPDSAWENVSMLTASTPFKKIFKCRPDKRITSIPPGRYIIAAYKPIPWAWRNTYSTSQRNYRVTLIDYEGDSSLSSINR comes from the coding sequence ATGAAAAAAACAATATTTCTCATTTACCGATATTTTGCATACCTATTCCCACCCGCGTTTCTAATTGTCGTCGTATTTTTTATAGTGGTCTGTTCCATGCCGCCCTCGGCATACCGGCCCGATTTTAGAATTTCCGCAGCTGTTGAAGCGTTTATGCCGGAAGGCTGGTCTTTTTTCACCCGAAGTCCGAGAGAAGAAATGGCCGACCTGTACAGTGTGAAAGGCGACACTGTTTTCAGATATACATCTACTAACGGGGCGCCCGGCAACTTCTTCGGATTATCCAGGAAGAGCAGGAAAGTTGGAATGGATTTATCTTTTCTGGCCGGTTCAATCCCCGATTCTGCATGGGAAAACGTCTCGATGCTTACGGCATCAACGCCCTTCAAGAAAATATTTAAATGCAGACCAGATAAGCGAATTACGTCGATTCCACCTGGACGTTACATAATAGCCGCTTACAAACCCATTCCATGGGCTTGGAGAAATACCTATTCCACCAGCCAACGAAATTATAGGGTAACATTAATAGACTATGAAGGCGATTCCAGCTTATCTTCGATTAATCGATGA
- a CDS encoding homoserine dehydrogenase encodes MAQKQLTIGLFGFGVVGEGLYRVLQQTPSLKATLKKVCIKNPGKKRNAPLELFTTDRDVILNDPEINVVVEVIDDSEAAFQIVSAALTNGKAVVSASKKMIAEHLPELLALQQQTGHPFLYESAACASIPVIRNLEEYYDNDLLHSIKAIVNGSTNFILTKMFEDKLDFKQALILAQQLGFAESNPTLDVEGFDAVNKWSFLLTHAYGCIVHPDDLVFTGIQHIQAGDAVVAREKNVQIKLVAQAKKLLSGKVAAFVLPQFVKPEDPLSFVKNEYNGVVIESGFADKQFFYGKGAGSFPTASAVLSDISALRYEYRYEYKKLYHHQPLELTTDFHVKTYVSFDDWKHIPKDDFNWIEEWHAESERKYLVGVLPFHLLRAGNWWKKNNVSLILSPDPIIEDVEVRQLKKKSLELAGIV; translated from the coding sequence ATGGCACAGAAGCAATTGACCATCGGATTATTCGGTTTTGGTGTCGTAGGCGAAGGTCTCTACAGGGTCCTCCAGCAAACACCGTCCCTAAAAGCCACCCTCAAAAAGGTTTGCATAAAGAACCCCGGGAAAAAGCGCAACGCGCCCCTGGAGTTGTTCACCACCGATCGCGACGTGATCCTGAACGATCCCGAGATCAACGTCGTCGTCGAGGTGATCGACGATTCCGAGGCGGCCTTCCAGATCGTCTCCGCCGCCCTGACCAACGGCAAGGCCGTCGTCAGCGCCTCCAAGAAGATGATCGCCGAGCACCTGCCGGAACTCCTGGCCCTCCAGCAACAAACCGGCCATCCCTTCTTGTACGAATCCGCGGCATGCGCATCCATTCCCGTCATCCGCAACCTCGAAGAATACTACGACAACGACCTCCTTCATTCCATAAAGGCGATCGTCAACGGCTCCACTAATTTTATCCTTACCAAGATGTTCGAGGACAAACTCGACTTCAAACAAGCCCTCATCCTCGCCCAACAGCTTGGTTTTGCCGAAAGCAACCCCACCCTCGACGTCGAAGGCTTTGACGCCGTCAATAAATGGTCCTTCCTCCTCACCCACGCCTACGGCTGCATCGTCCACCCCGACGACCTCGTCTTCACCGGTATCCAACACATCCAGGCCGGTGACGCCGTCGTCGCCCGCGAAAAAAACGTCCAGATCAAGCTCGTCGCCCAAGCCAAAAAGCTCCTCTCCGGCAAGGTCGCCGCCTTTGTCCTCCCCCAATTCGTCAAACCCGAAGACCCCTTGTCTTTTGTAAAGAACGAATACAACGGCGTCGTCATCGAAAGCGGCTTCGCCGACAAACAGTTTTTCTATGGAAAAGGCGCCGGCAGCTTCCCCACCGCCTCCGCCGTCCTCAGCGACATTTCCGCCCTCCGCTACGAATACCGCTACGAATACAAGAAATTGTACCACCACCAGCCCCTCGAACTCACCACCGACTTCCACGTCAAAACCTACGTCAGCTTCGACGACTGGAAACACATCCCCAAAGACGACTTCAACTGGATCGAAGAATGGCACGCCGAATCCGAGCGCAAATACCTCGTCGGCGTCCTCCCCTTCCACCTCCTCCGCGCCGGAAACTGGTGGAAAAAGAACAATGTTTCCCTGATTTTGTCCCCCGACCCCATCATCGAGGACGTGGAGGTCAGACAGTTAAAGAAAAAGAGCTTGGAATTGGCAGGAATTGTCTAA